A genomic window from Salvia miltiorrhiza cultivar Shanhuang (shh) chromosome 5, IMPLAD_Smil_shh, whole genome shotgun sequence includes:
- the LOC130985461 gene encoding receptor-like protein kinase HSL1: MPHHHLIFLLLFTLSSSPLILCLTQEGQYLLQAKLGFDDPNSVLASWNPTDATPCKWNGVVCDPATGSVVSLDLSSSNLSGPFPSILCRLRNLISISFYDNFINSTLRDNDVALCQSLEHLDLAQNYLTGELPRTLADLPSLKYLDLTGNNFSGLIPDSFGTFQKLEVLALVENLLDGIIPAFLGNVSTLKQLNLSYNPFSPGRVPPELGNLTNLEVLWLTETNLIGEIPESLGRLGRLTDLDLAYNSLSGAIPSSLTELTSMVQLELYNNSLTGELPSSGWSNMTSLRRVDASMNELSGPIPAELCELPLESLNLYENNLRGEVPGGIADSPNLYELRLFQNHLSGRLPPNLGKRSPLKWIDVSTNKFSGPLPENLCLNGALEELLLIENSISGEIPASLGECRSLLRLRLGHNSFSGEVPERLWGLPHVSLLELAGNSFSGGIAKTIAGASNLSQLILSGNYFSGSLPVEIGFLDGLLEISINDNKLSGSLPSSVVNLGQLVKLDLHNNGLSGQIPIEIHSLKRLNELNLANNGFSGNIPDEIGELAVLNYLDLSGNQLSGKIPVGLQNLKLNRLDLSNNRLSGDIPAMYAKEMYKDSFLGNPGLCGDIDGLCEGKGGIQDMRYMWLLRSIFIVAGLVLIVGVVWFYFKYRNFNKVKRSMDRSKWTLMSFHKLGFSENEILDALDEDNVIGSGASGKVYKVVLSTGEAVAVKKLWGRPKSAEDSVDLEKGNGGFEAEVETLGKIRHKNIVKLWCCCSTRDCKLLVYEYMPNGSLGDLLHSTKGGLLDWPIRFKIALDAADGLSYLHHDCAPAIVHRDIKSNNILLDSEFGARVADFGVAKMVDCNAKGTHSMSVIAGSCGYIAPEYGYTLRVNEKSDTYSFGVVILELVTGKHPVDPEFGEKDLVKWVCTTVDQKGVEHVIDPRLDSCFKDEICRVLNIGLLCTSPLPINRPSMRRVVKMLQAIANGTHHKKDGKLTPYYYQDASDQHSVA, encoded by the exons ATGCCGCACCACCACCTCATATTCCTACTCCTATTCACCCTCTCATCCTCGCCCCTTATTCTCTGCCTCACCCAAGAAGGCCAGTACCTCCTCCAAGCCAAGCTCGGCTTCGACGATCCAAACTCCGTCCTCGCCAGCTGGAACCCTACCGACGCCACGCCCTGCAAATGGAACGGCGTCGTGTGCGATCCCGCCACCGGCTCCGTCGTGTCGCTCGACCTCTCCAGTTCCAACCTCTCCGGCCCCTTCCCTTCCATTCTCTGCCGCCTCAGAAACTTGATTTCCATCTCATTCTACGATAACTTCATCAACTCCACTCTACGCGATAACGACGTCGCTTTGTGCCAGTCGTTGGAGCACCTTGACTTGGCGCAGAACTACCTCACCGGCGAGCTCCCGCGCACGTTAGCTGACCTCCCGAGCTTGAAGTATCTCGATTTGACCGGAAATAACTTTTCCGGTTTGATCCCGGACAGTTTCGGAACGTTCCAGAAGCTCGAGGTGCTCGCATTGGTGGAAAATCTGCTCGATGGTATAATACCCGCATTTCTCGGAAACGTCTCGACTCTGAAGCAGTTGAATCTGTCGTACAACCCGTTTTCTCCGGGTCGGGTCCCGCCGGAGCTCGGCAACCTCACCAATCTCGAGGTGCTGTGGCTGACTGAGACGAATTTGATCGGTGAGATACCCGAGTCACTGGGTCGACTCGGCAGGCTAACCGATTTGGACCTGGCTTACAACTCGTTGAGCGGTGCGATCCCGTCTTCGCTCACTGAGTTGACCAGCATGGTTCAGCTAGAGCTGTATAACAACTCATTGACGGGCGAGCTGCCCAGCTCTGGTTGGTCGAACATGACGTCGCTGAGGCGTGTTGACGCGTCCATGAATGAGTTGAGCGGCCCGATTCCTGCCGAGCTGTGCGAGTTGCCGCTCGAGTCGCTCAATCTGTACGAGAATAACCTGCGAGGTGAAGTGCCGGGCGGCATTGCTGATTCGCCGAATTTGTATGAACTGAGGCTATTCCAGAATCACTTATCTGGAAGATTGCCGCCGAATCTCGGTAAAAGATCGCCGTTAAAGTGGATCGATGTTTCAACCAATAAGTTTTCGGGCCCATTGCCGGAAAATTTGTGTCTCAACGGGGCTCTCGAGGAGCTGTTATTAATTGAGAACTCAATTTCCGGCGAAATACCGGCGAGCCTCGGGGAATGTCGTAGCTTGTTGCGCTTGAGATTAGGGCACAACAGCTTTTCAGGCGAGGTGCCGGAGCGCTTGTGGGGGCTTCCACACGTTTCACTACTCGAGCTGGCCGGAAACTCGTTTTCCGGCGGTATTGCAAAGACCATCGCCGGCGCTTCCAACTTATCTCAGCTGATTTTGTCAGGGAACTACTTTTCCGGTAGTTTGCCCGTTGAGATCGGGTTTTTGGATGGTTTGCTGGAAATTTCGATCAACGACAATAAGCTATCGGGGTCTTTGCCGAGTAGTGTAGTGAATCTTGGGCAATTAGTGAAGCTTGATCTTCATAACAATGGGTTATCTGGTCAAATCCCAATTGAGATTCATTCTCTGAAGAGGCTAAATGAGCTCAATTTGGCAAATAATGGATTTTCAGGGAATATTCCGGATGAAATTGGGGAGTTAGCTGTTCTTAATTATCTCGATTTATCTGGAAATCAGTTATCTGGCAAAATCCCTGTTGGATTGCAGAACCTGAAGCTTAATCGGCTCGATTTGTCTAATAATCGCCTCTCTGGTGATATTCCGGCCATGTATGCCAAGGAAATGTATAAAGATAGCTTCTTGGGAAATCCAGGATTATGTGGAGACATTGATGGTCTGTGCGAGGGAAAAGGTGGAATCCAGGATATGAGGTATATGTGGTTGTTGAGATCGATCTTCATAGTTGCTGGATTGGTGCTGATTGTTGGTGTGGTGTGGTTCTACTTCAAGTATAGAAACTTCAATAAGGTGAAGAGGTCCATGGATAGATCAAAATGGACATTGATGTCGTTTCACAAGCTGGGATTCAGCGAGAATGAGATATTGGATGCTCTGGATGAGGACAATGTGATTGGAAGCGGCGCGTCTGGCAAGGTATACAAGGTGGTGTTGAGCACTGGCGAGGCAGTTGCCGTGAAGAAGCTCTGGGGGCGTCCCAAGTCAGCAGAGGATAGTGTTGATTTGGAGAAGGGCAACGGTGGTTTTGAGGCCGAGGTGGAGACGTTGGGGAAGATTAGGCACAAGAATATCGTCAAGTTATGGTGTTGTTGCAGCACGAGGGATTGCAAGCTTTTGGTTTACGAGTACATGCCTAATGGCAGCCTCGGTGATCTCCTTCACAGCACCAAAGGCGGTTTGTTGGATTGGCCGATTAGGTTTAAGATCGCCTTGGATGCCGCTGACGGCCTCTCCTACTTGCACCATGATTGCGCTCCTGCCATCGTTCACAGAGACATCAAGTCCAATAATATATTGCTGGATTCCGAGTTTGGAGCTCGCGTTGCGGATTTTGGTGTGGCCAAGATGGTTGATTGCAATGCCAAGGGGACTCATTCTATGTCCGTCATTGCAGGCTCTTGTGGCTACATTGCTCCAG AATACGGTTACACGCTTCGTGTGAACGAGAAGAGCGACACATACAGCTTCGGGGTGGTGATTCTGGAGCTGGTGACGGGGAAGCATCCGGTGGATCCGGAGTTTGGCGAGAAGGACTTGGTGAAATGGGTGTGCACGACGGTGGATCAGAAGGGCGTGGAGCACGTGATCGACCCGAGGCTCGATTCCTGCTTCAAGGATGAGATATGCAGAGTCCTCAACATAGGGCTTCTCTGCACCTCGCCGCTCCCCATCAACCGCCCCTCCATGAGACGCGTCGTCAAAATGCTGCAAGCCATCGCCAACGGAACCCACCACAAGAAAGATGGCAAGCTGACGCCTTATTATTATCAAGACGCCTCCGACCAACACAGCGTCGCTTGA